The following proteins are encoded in a genomic region of Enterocloster clostridioformis:
- a CDS encoding polyprenyl synthetase family protein translates to MSDKETFKQELDARTAEIEQLIGTYLPEETGHQKTIFEAMNYSMKAGGKRLRPMLMQEMCRLFTGTLLEAVIPFMAAVEMIHTSSLVHDDLPCMDDDMMRRGKASTWAEYGEDIGVLTGDALMMFAFETAANAFETSIDPDELSRIGRAMGILAHKTGVYGMIGGQTVDVELAGGPIPGDKLDFIYRLKTGALIEASMLIGAVLGGAAEEDCKIVESLASKIGMAFQIQDDILDVTGSQDVTGKPSGSDEKNKKTTYVTLEGLEKAKKDVEQISTEAIEELNKLPGNNEFLEHLIRALVGRQK, encoded by the coding sequence ATGAGTGATAAGGAAACATTTAAACAGGAACTTGATGCGCGTACGGCAGAGATTGAGCAGTTAATTGGAACTTATCTTCCGGAGGAAACAGGCCATCAAAAGACAATCTTCGAGGCAATGAATTACAGCATGAAGGCAGGCGGAAAGCGCCTGCGCCCCATGCTCATGCAGGAGATGTGCCGGCTTTTTACAGGCACCCTTCTGGAAGCCGTGATTCCCTTTATGGCGGCAGTGGAGATGATACACACATCCTCTCTGGTGCACGACGATCTTCCCTGCATGGACGATGACATGATGCGCAGGGGCAAGGCCAGCACATGGGCTGAGTACGGCGAGGACATCGGTGTGCTTACCGGGGATGCCCTTATGATGTTCGCCTTTGAGACTGCCGCCAATGCCTTTGAGACAAGCATTGACCCGGACGAATTGTCCAGGATTGGGCGGGCTATGGGGATTCTTGCCCATAAGACCGGCGTGTACGGCATGATAGGAGGCCAGACCGTGGATGTGGAGCTGGCCGGAGGTCCTATACCGGGGGACAAGCTGGATTTTATCTACCGTCTGAAGACAGGAGCGCTGATTGAGGCTTCCATGCTGATTGGCGCTGTTCTGGGCGGCGCCGCTGAGGAGGACTGCAAAATTGTGGAGTCCCTTGCATCCAAAATCGGCATGGCATTCCAGATTCAGGATGATATCCTGGATGTGACGGGAAGCCAGGATGTGACCGGCAAACCTTCAGGAAGCGATGAAAAGAATAAGAAGACGACCTATGTGACCCTGGAAGGCCTGGAGAAGGCAAAGAAGGATGTGGAACAGATTTCTACAGAAGCCATTGAGGAGTTAAACAAGCTGCCGGGAAACAATGAATTCCTGGAGCACTTAATCCGTGCGTTGGTGGGTCGTCAGAAGTAA
- a CDS encoding TlyA family RNA methyltransferase, with amino-acid sequence MKKERLDVLMVRRNLAESREKAKALIMSGIVYVNGQKEDKAGTSFEETVQIEVRGSTLKYVSRGGLKLEKAMNRFGVELAGKVCMDVGASTGGFTDCMLQNGAVKVYAVDVGHGQLAWKLRNDDRVICMEKTNIRYVTPEDIGERIEFASIDVSFISLTKVLGPVKQLLTDDGQVVCLIKPQFEAGREKVGKKGVVREKSVHLEVIEMVMDYARSIGLGIRGLEFSPIKGPEGNIEYLLYLQNKPQEETGQEENELSARAIVEQAHECLD; translated from the coding sequence ATGAAGAAAGAGCGGTTGGACGTGCTTATGGTCCGGAGAAACCTGGCTGAGTCCAGGGAAAAGGCCAAGGCCCTGATTATGTCAGGGATAGTCTATGTCAATGGACAGAAGGAAGATAAGGCGGGCACGTCCTTTGAGGAGACAGTACAGATTGAGGTCAGGGGAAGCACCCTTAAATATGTCAGCCGGGGAGGGCTTAAGCTGGAAAAGGCCATGAACCGCTTCGGCGTGGAGCTGGCCGGTAAGGTATGTATGGATGTAGGGGCTTCCACCGGCGGATTTACGGACTGTATGCTCCAGAACGGTGCGGTGAAAGTGTATGCCGTGGACGTGGGCCATGGACAGCTTGCCTGGAAACTGCGCAATGACGACCGGGTCATCTGTATGGAGAAAACCAACATTCGGTACGTGACCCCGGAGGATATCGGGGAACGCATTGAATTCGCCAGCATTGATGTTTCATTCATATCCCTGACCAAAGTGCTGGGACCGGTAAAACAGCTTCTGACCGATGACGGCCAGGTGGTGTGCCTGATAAAGCCCCAGTTTGAGGCCGGACGGGAAAAGGTGGGAAAGAAGGGCGTTGTCAGGGAAAAGAGCGTTCATCTTGAGGTCATAGAGATGGTCATGGATTATGCCCGGAGCATTGGTTTGGGCATACGGGGACTGGAATTCTCGCCCATCAAGGGGCCTGAGGGAAACATCGAATATCTTCTGTACCTCCAGAATAAACCGCAGGAAGAGACGGGGCAGGAGGAAAACGAATTATCGGCCCGGGCCATTGTGGAGCAGGCCCACGAGTGTTTGGATTAA
- the dxs gene encoding 1-deoxy-D-xylulose-5-phosphate synthase, with protein sequence MILEQINGPEELKALPPEDLKILAQEIRTFLIEKISHTGGHLASNLGVVELTIALFKTLNLPEDKVIWDVGHQSYTHKILSGRMAEFDELRQYGGLSGFPKRKESPYDSFDTGHSSTSISAGLGIALGRDIRGEDYRVVSVIGDGALTGGMAYEALNNAARMKKNFIIVLNDNKMSISENVGGMSRYLNGLRTGSGYNDLKKSVADALDRIPVVGTAMIDKIKRTKNSIKQLFIPGMLFENMGITYLGPVDGHNIQALCKVLREAQKLDHAVLVHVMTKKGKGYRPAEKNPSYFHGVGPFDIKTGKSLSAQTNPSYTDVFSRKLCQLGEEHPELVAVTAAMPDGTGLAAFGKKFPDRFFDVGIAEAHAVTSAAGMAAAGLRPVVAVYSSFLQRAYDQVLHDVCIQNLPVLFAVDRAGLVGSDGETHQGIFDYSFLTSIPNMSVMAPKNLWELRAMLDFAMDYGSPLAIRYPRGEAYRGLKEFRQPISYGVGEMLYEEEDIALLAVGSMVSTGEHVRQKLKAEGYRCSLANGRFVKPFDRKMVSRLAERHRLIVTMEENVLQGGYGLAVTAFIHENYPEVKVLNIAIPDAYVEHGNVSILREGLRIDSDSIIRTMKAGGYIGQETLGIRPVPDRKEA encoded by the coding sequence ATGATACTGGAACAAATTAATGGGCCGGAGGAGCTGAAAGCTCTCCCGCCCGAGGATTTAAAGATACTGGCCCAGGAGATACGGACCTTCCTGATTGAGAAAATCAGCCATACCGGAGGCCATCTGGCCTCCAATCTGGGCGTGGTGGAACTGACCATCGCCCTTTTTAAGACCTTAAATCTTCCGGAGGACAAGGTTATCTGGGATGTGGGACACCAGTCCTATACCCATAAGATATTAAGCGGGCGCATGGCGGAATTTGACGAGCTCCGCCAGTACGGGGGCCTGAGCGGATTTCCCAAGCGCAAGGAGAGTCCCTACGATTCCTTTGACACAGGCCACAGCTCCACCTCCATATCCGCTGGACTGGGCATTGCCCTGGGGCGCGATATCAGGGGGGAGGACTACCGTGTGGTATCCGTCATTGGAGACGGGGCCCTTACCGGCGGCATGGCGTACGAGGCTCTGAACAATGCCGCCAGGATGAAGAAGAATTTTATCATTGTGCTGAATGACAATAAGATGTCTATTTCGGAAAATGTAGGGGGCATGTCCCGCTACTTGAACGGCCTGCGCACAGGCAGCGGCTACAACGACCTGAAAAAGAGCGTGGCAGACGCTCTGGACCGGATCCCGGTGGTGGGCACTGCCATGATAGACAAAATCAAACGCACCAAGAACAGCATAAAACAGCTGTTTATACCCGGCATGCTGTTTGAAAATATGGGCATTACCTATCTGGGCCCGGTGGACGGCCATAATATCCAGGCTCTCTGCAAGGTGCTGAGGGAGGCCCAAAAGCTGGATCACGCGGTTCTGGTCCATGTGATGACGAAAAAGGGTAAGGGATACCGTCCCGCGGAGAAGAATCCGTCCTATTTTCATGGAGTGGGTCCCTTTGACATAAAGACGGGAAAATCCCTGTCAGCCCAGACCAATCCTTCCTATACGGACGTGTTCTCCAGAAAGCTGTGTCAGCTGGGGGAGGAGCATCCGGAATTGGTGGCGGTTACTGCCGCCATGCCGGACGGTACGGGGCTGGCTGCCTTCGGAAAGAAGTTTCCGGACCGGTTTTTTGACGTGGGAATCGCGGAGGCCCATGCAGTCACGTCTGCCGCAGGCATGGCGGCGGCGGGGCTCAGGCCCGTGGTGGCGGTCTACTCCTCCTTCCTGCAGAGGGCCTATGATCAGGTCCTGCACGATGTATGTATCCAGAACCTGCCGGTGCTCTTTGCGGTGGACCGGGCAGGGCTTGTGGGAAGCGACGGGGAGACCCATCAGGGAATCTTTGATTATTCCTTCCTGACCTCCATACCCAATATGAGCGTCATGGCTCCCAAGAATCTGTGGGAGCTGCGGGCCATGCTGGACTTTGCCATGGATTATGGCAGTCCTCTGGCCATACGTTATCCAAGGGGCGAGGCGTACCGCGGGCTAAAGGAATTCAGACAGCCCATATCATACGGTGTGGGAGAAATGCTTTACGAGGAAGAGGATATTGCCCTTCTCGCCGTGGGCAGCATGGTCAGCACAGGAGAACATGTGCGGCAGAAGCTGAAAGCAGAGGGATACAGATGCAGCCTTGCCAACGGCAGGTTTGTGAAGCCCTTTGACCGGAAAATGGTATCCCGTCTGGCAGAGAGGCACCGCCTGATTGTAACCATGGAGGAAAATGTGCTTCAGGGCGGTTACGGACTGGCGGTCACCGCATTCATACATGAAAACTATCCGGAAGTAAAGGTACTTAATATTGCCATTCCTGACGCATATGTGGAGCACGGAAATGTGTCCATATTAAGGGAAGGATTGAGAATCGACAGTGATTCCATCATACGGACCATGAAAGCCGGCGGCTATATCGGCCAGGAAACATTAGGAATCCGCCCTGTTCCGGACAGGAAGGAAGCGTGA